One Megalopta genalis isolate 19385.01 chromosome 11, iyMegGena1_principal, whole genome shotgun sequence genomic region harbors:
- the LOC117225909 gene encoding NAD kinase isoform X6 has protein sequence MDEDELRRTRSLNAPSPIQQFGPCGRIMKNSAMVMTIQDPASQRLTWYKPPLTVLVIKKVRDSSVLPPFVQLVTWLIEEKRMVVFVEASVLEDPALARDPRFEGVRDRLQTFRDGTDDLQDRIDFIVCLGGDGTLLYASLLFQQSVPPVMAFHLGSLGFLTPFEFDNFQEQVTNVLEGHAALTLRSRLRCIIMRKGEEGKPAKPPTNLLVLNEVVVDRGPSPYLSNIDLFIDGKHVTSVQGDGLIVSTPTGSTAYAVAAGASMIHPSVPAIMITPICPHSLSFRPIVVPAGVELKISVSPDSRNTSWVSFDGRNRQELFHGDSLRVTTSVYPVPSICAADQITDWFDSLAECLHWNVRKKQKHLDELSDLTHSSSNDTLDSLDRDS, from the exons GACCATACAGGACCCAGCCTCCCAGAGGTTGACGTGGTACAAGCCGCCGCTCACTGTCCTGGTCATCAAAAAGGTCCGCGATTCGTCGGTCCTGCCGCCTTTCGTTCAATTAGTCACATGGCTGATCGAG GAGAAGCGGATGGTGGTGTTCGTGGAGGCGTCCGTTCTGGAGGACCCGGCCCTGGCTAGGGACCCTAGGTTCGAGGGGGTCCGGGACAGGCTGCAGACCTTCAGAGACGGCACGGACGATCTCCAG GATCGAATCGACTTCATCGTCTGTCTAGGAGGCGACGGGACGCTCTTGTACGCGAGCTTGCTGTTCCAGCAATCCGTGCCGCCCGTGATGGCCTTCCATCTGGGCTCCCTGGGCTTTCTCACGCCCTTCGAGTTCGACAATTTCCAGGAGCAAGTGACCAACGTCCTAGAGG GTCACGCGGCCTTGACCCTGAGGAGCCGCCTGAGATGCATCATCATGCGCAAAGGAGAGGAGGGCAAGCCGGCgaagccgccgacgaatcttcTGGTGCTGAACGAGGTCGTGGTGGATCGTGGCCCGTCTCCGTACCTCTCGAATATCGATCTCTTCATCGACGGCAAACACGTGACCAGCGTGCAGGGCGACGGTCTGATAGTCAGCACGCCGACGGGGTCCACGGCGTACGCCGTCGCGGCCGGAGCCAGCATGATTCATCCTTCAGTACCTGCCATCATGATCACACCGATCTGCCCGCACTCCTTGTCCTTCAGGCCGATCGTCGTACCCGCTGGCGTCGAGCTGAAG ATCTCCGTTTCACCGGACAGCAGGAACACCTCGTGGGTGTCCTTCGACGGTAGAAATAGACAGGAGCTCTTCCACGGCGACAG CCTAAGGGTGACCACGTCCGTGTACCCGGTGCCCAGCATCTGCGCAGCCGACCAAATCACCGACTGGTTCGACTCGCTAGCGGAATGCCTGCATTGGAACGTCCGCAAGAAGCAGAAACACCTGGACGAGCTGAGCGACCTCACCCATTCGTCCAGCAACGACACCCTGGACTCGCTGGATCGCGACAGTTAG
- the LOC117225909 gene encoding NAD kinase isoform X7, which yields MVGTVRTIQDPASQRLTWYKPPLTVLVIKKVRDSSVLPPFVQLVTWLIEEKRMVVFVEASVLEDPALARDPRFEGVRDRLQTFRDGTDDLQDRIDFIVCLGGDGTLLYASLLFQQSVPPVMAFHLGSLGFLTPFEFDNFQEQVTNVLEGHAALTLRSRLRCIIMRKGEEGKPAKPPTNLLVLNEVVVDRGPSPYLSNIDLFIDGKHVTSVQGDGLIVSTPTGSTAYAVAAGASMIHPSVPAIMITPICPHSLSFRPIVVPAGVELKISVSPDSRNTSWVSFDGRNRQELFHGDSLRVTTSVYPVPSICAADQITDWFDSLAECLHWNVRKKQKHLDELSDLTHSSSNDTLDSLDRDS from the exons GACCATACAGGACCCAGCCTCCCAGAGGTTGACGTGGTACAAGCCGCCGCTCACTGTCCTGGTCATCAAAAAGGTCCGCGATTCGTCGGTCCTGCCGCCTTTCGTTCAATTAGTCACATGGCTGATCGAG GAGAAGCGGATGGTGGTGTTCGTGGAGGCGTCCGTTCTGGAGGACCCGGCCCTGGCTAGGGACCCTAGGTTCGAGGGGGTCCGGGACAGGCTGCAGACCTTCAGAGACGGCACGGACGATCTCCAG GATCGAATCGACTTCATCGTCTGTCTAGGAGGCGACGGGACGCTCTTGTACGCGAGCTTGCTGTTCCAGCAATCCGTGCCGCCCGTGATGGCCTTCCATCTGGGCTCCCTGGGCTTTCTCACGCCCTTCGAGTTCGACAATTTCCAGGAGCAAGTGACCAACGTCCTAGAGG GTCACGCGGCCTTGACCCTGAGGAGCCGCCTGAGATGCATCATCATGCGCAAAGGAGAGGAGGGCAAGCCGGCgaagccgccgacgaatcttcTGGTGCTGAACGAGGTCGTGGTGGATCGTGGCCCGTCTCCGTACCTCTCGAATATCGATCTCTTCATCGACGGCAAACACGTGACCAGCGTGCAGGGCGACGGTCTGATAGTCAGCACGCCGACGGGGTCCACGGCGTACGCCGTCGCGGCCGGAGCCAGCATGATTCATCCTTCAGTACCTGCCATCATGATCACACCGATCTGCCCGCACTCCTTGTCCTTCAGGCCGATCGTCGTACCCGCTGGCGTCGAGCTGAAG ATCTCCGTTTCACCGGACAGCAGGAACACCTCGTGGGTGTCCTTCGACGGTAGAAATAGACAGGAGCTCTTCCACGGCGACAG CCTAAGGGTGACCACGTCCGTGTACCCGGTGCCCAGCATCTGCGCAGCCGACCAAATCACCGACTGGTTCGACTCGCTAGCGGAATGCCTGCATTGGAACGTCCGCAAGAAGCAGAAACACCTGGACGAGCTGAGCGACCTCACCCATTCGTCCAGCAACGACACCCTGGACTCGCTGGATCGCGACAGTTAG